One genomic window of Gemmatimonadales bacterium includes the following:
- a CDS encoding VOC family protein — MLRCAPFLLFDGNCAEAMTFYHQSLGGELILTKVGDTPMKTQFPAEKHQRIINAQLKSGAIEIVATDWMASPSFDPVQGNTFAIFVIGGGYDELRVVFDRLAVGAEKERFQELHAMPFGTYGQFYDRFGVQWIFKGDPR; from the coding sequence ATGCTGCGTTGCGCGCCATTTCTGTTGTTCGACGGCAACTGCGCCGAAGCGATGACGTTCTACCACCAGTCGCTTGGCGGTGAGTTGATCCTGACGAAGGTCGGTGACACACCGATGAAGACGCAATTCCCCGCCGAGAAGCATCAGCGGATCATCAACGCGCAATTGAAGAGCGGAGCGATCGAAATCGTCGCCACCGACTGGATGGCATCGCCGTCGTTCGATCCGGTGCAGGGGAACACCTTCGCGATCTTCGTCATCGGCGGCGGTTACGACGAGCTGAGGGTGGTGTTCGACCGGCTCGCGGTGGGAGCAGAGAAGGAGCGATTCCAGGAGCTGCACGCCATGCCGTTCGGAACTTACGGGCAGTTTTACGACCGGTTTGGCGTGCAGTGGATCTTCAAGGGAGATCCGCGGTAG
- a CDS encoding ankyrin repeat domain-containing protein, translated as MPRVLPDHPDLDHLKNQAKTLLQSVRDGSAEGTQRFRDAGVDGGDKLADAQHVIAREYGFKSWPELKMKVESLTADPTTAFYLAIKGNNVAKVRDLLGAHPELKAIINRGTDVLSFGATPLLAAVQRSNREMIDLLLAAGADLSVKSDWWAGGFSVLESSSDELMPFLVERGAIVDAVAAAKFGLVDQLARLVAANPQAVHQRSGDGKTPLHWAKDVPTARYLVEHGADLNARDVDHESTAAQYAIRERQEVARYLVDAGADADIFLIAALGDLDRARALVERDPTVVERIIGPRHFPMQNPRAGGSIYVWTLGQGKTPQMVAQEFGHRDVYDYLMDHSSNDVKVTQACLLGDEALFEQFMAQRDRNAPISAELVHRLVGAAVGNNTKAVRLLLKAGWPVAANGLHGGTSLHWASWHGNAAMVREILSYHPPLDSRDNEHKIPPLGWALHGSLHGWHAKTGDYAAVVTALIGAGAKTENPLPTLEGSDAAMAAYQAGKQRKAKTE; from the coding sequence ATGCCACGCGTCCTGCCGGACCATCCTGATCTCGACCATCTGAAGAACCAGGCCAAGACCCTGTTGCAATCGGTGCGCGATGGCAGCGCCGAAGGCACGCAACGCTTCCGCGACGCCGGCGTGGACGGGGGCGACAAGCTCGCCGACGCGCAGCACGTCATCGCGCGCGAGTACGGCTTCAAGAGCTGGCCGGAGCTCAAGATGAAGGTCGAATCGCTCACGGCCGATCCGACCACCGCCTTCTATCTCGCGATCAAGGGGAACAATGTCGCGAAAGTCCGCGATCTCCTCGGTGCGCATCCGGAGCTCAAGGCGATCATCAATCGCGGTACCGACGTTCTCAGCTTCGGCGCCACGCCGCTCCTCGCCGCAGTGCAGCGGAGCAATCGCGAGATGATCGACCTGCTGCTGGCGGCGGGTGCCGACTTGTCGGTGAAGAGCGATTGGTGGGCCGGCGGATTCTCGGTTCTCGAGAGTTCGAGCGATGAACTGATGCCGTTCCTCGTCGAGCGCGGAGCGATTGTCGACGCAGTGGCCGCGGCGAAGTTCGGCCTCGTCGACCAGCTGGCAAGATTGGTGGCGGCCAATCCCCAGGCGGTGCACCAGCGCAGTGGCGACGGAAAGACGCCGCTGCACTGGGCGAAGGACGTGCCGACGGCGCGCTATCTCGTCGAGCATGGCGCCGACCTCAACGCGCGCGACGTCGACCACGAATCGACCGCCGCACAGTACGCCATCCGCGAACGCCAGGAAGTGGCGCGCTATCTCGTCGATGCCGGAGCCGATGCCGACATCTTCCTCATCGCGGCGCTCGGCGATCTCGATCGCGCCCGAGCGCTCGTTGAACGTGATCCGACCGTCGTCGAACGGATCATTGGTCCGCGCCACTTTCCGATGCAGAATCCGCGCGCCGGCGGGTCGATCTATGTCTGGACCCTGGGGCAGGGAAAGACGCCGCAGATGGTGGCGCAGGAGTTCGGGCATCGAGACGTCTACGACTACCTGATGGATCACAGCTCCAACGACGTGAAGGTGACCCAGGCGTGCCTCCTCGGCGACGAAGCGCTGTTCGAGCAGTTCATGGCGCAGCGCGACCGCAACGCGCCGATTTCGGCAGAACTGGTGCACCGCCTCGTCGGCGCGGCGGTCGGCAACAACACCAAGGCCGTCCGGCTGCTGCTCAAGGCCGGGTGGCCGGTCGCGGCGAACGGACTGCACGGCGGCACGTCGCTGCATTGGGCGTCGTGGCACGGCAACGCCGCGATGGTGCGGGAGATCCTCTCGTACCATCCGCCGCTCGACTCCCGCGACAACGAGCACAAGATCCCGCCGCTGGGGTGGGCGCTGCACGGCTCGCTGCACGGCTGGCACGCGAAGACCGGCGATTACGCCGCGGTGGTGACGGCGCTGATCGGCGCGGGGGCGAAGACGGAGAATCCGCTGCCGACGCTGGAGGGGAGCGATGCGGCGATGGCGGCGTATCAGGCAGGGAAGCAGCGGAAGGCGAAGACGGAGTAG
- a CDS encoding YbhB/YbcL family Raf kinase inhibitor-like protein, with translation MHSIRHRLMIGAALSAALPAIAVAQNPPPAATEVGASQLAMVDLLPTGMPRLNVTSPAFTQMSDIPMQNTQYAGNVFPGLHWTGGPGSTKSYAIIMQDGDAMRQGAPILHWTMVNIPAATRTLDPGMTAAPDGSQFGPNMRGANQPYTGPRTPAGPKHRYHIQIFALDIVLPDVARADYGSLTAAMKGHVVAGGELVGLGQAPAPSGPGD, from the coding sequence ATGCATTCGATTCGCCACCGTCTGATGATCGGCGCCGCGCTGTCGGCCGCTCTCCCCGCGATCGCCGTGGCGCAGAACCCGCCGCCGGCCGCCACCGAAGTCGGCGCGTCACAGCTCGCGATGGTCGACCTCCTCCCCACGGGGATGCCGAGACTCAACGTGACGTCGCCCGCGTTCACGCAGATGAGCGACATCCCGATGCAGAACACCCAGTACGCCGGGAACGTCTTTCCCGGGCTGCATTGGACCGGCGGCCCCGGGTCGACCAAGTCGTACGCCATCATCATGCAGGACGGCGATGCGATGCGTCAGGGCGCGCCGATCCTTCACTGGACGATGGTCAACATTCCGGCCGCGACTCGCACCCTCGACCCCGGTATGACCGCCGCTCCCGACGGTTCGCAGTTCGGCCCGAACATGCGCGGCGCCAATCAGCCGTACACCGGTCCACGCACGCCGGCCGGCCCGAAGCACCGCTATCACATCCAGATCTTCGCGCTCGACATCGTCCTCCCCGACGTCGCCCGTGCCGACTACGGTTCGCTCACCGCCGCGATGAAGGGACATGTCGTCGCCGGTGGTGAGCTCGTGGGCCTGGGGCAGGCGCCGGCGCCGAGTGGACCGGGGGACTGA
- a CDS encoding PadR family transcriptional regulator, translated as MAATSDLLQGTLDLLILQTLSSGSLHGWAISQQIGQTSKQLLQVNQGSLYPALHRLEGDGFLAARWGMSETARRVRFYSLTRTGRTRLARETRNWREYSNAVDLILGSERRPA; from the coding sequence ATGGCCGCCACGTCCGATCTCCTGCAGGGAACCCTCGACCTCCTGATCCTGCAGACCCTCTCGTCCGGCTCGCTCCATGGCTGGGCGATCTCGCAGCAGATCGGCCAGACATCGAAGCAGCTGCTCCAGGTCAACCAGGGCTCGCTCTACCCCGCCCTCCACCGACTCGAGGGCGACGGATTCCTCGCAGCCAGATGGGGGATGTCGGAAACCGCCCGACGCGTCCGTTTCTATTCCCTCACCCGCACCGGCCGCACCCGCCTCGCCCGCGAAACCCGCAACTGGCGCGAATACAGCAACGCCGTCGACCTGATTCTCGGATCGGAACGGAGACCGGCATGA
- a CDS encoding ABC transporter permease, protein MTIRAILRALRLIATPRAAEHDIDDEIEAHISLQAARHVALGMDADAARLKAENEFGPAAATKQAVLGVHANPGAAWPEVFAGDIRFACRSLARHRVFSGVTITVLTLGIAAATLMFSVVSGVILRPLPYQHPDQLVMIWADFNDPSVAGIPEPVNGLQIVGIQQHGRVFQSVSGVESRQMNLQTDNAPERIDGAGVDDNFFQTMGVTPAIGRGFQAGEENPGADHEVVIGWDLWQRRFAGDRGVIGRKILLNNEPYTVIGVAPQRFNFPAGAGMPSTVPVPVATELWVPVKPALYGPSEDLAVARVKRGTTLAATLADLDDVAHALDLQIPGAKGFFAMHAIPLRTQLVGDVQGMLFILLGAVGVLLIIACTNAAQLFLARLQGRRGELAIRAALGGSAARIARVLLLEALALTGIAGVAGAVLGSIAVGLVRHAGSNRMPRVSDIAFDGRVIAAAVAITVIAGLLFGVVPAFRAGRMRLAEALRRRGRSGDFGSPRTRRILIVSEIALSVMLVTGSGLLIRSLGHQLGGDLGFTAPHGLTFELSLPALAYPEKQGATFMEHPKSVDFFHQALERIRAIPGVKAAAIGKPLPMSGSEEGTVFTPENSDPRLTANGHAPIIDYTVASPQMFTALGTPLLNGRDFDETDQHDSPPVVILNAAAAHWLWPGQSAVGHRLRLGGARSQATWMTVIGVVADMRRYSLIKDPSPEIIVPYTQRPYPTFAPMQFVVRSTVGSAALAAPIQRAISSIDPTIPVAQMRTIDQLVADVSANARFATITMSIFGIAALLLAMVGLYGVIAYTVNQRRQEFGLRTALGAGRGDIIRLVLRDGLTLTVIGLSIGAVLAVAGGRVLRSMLYHVSVVDPVTAIATIGVLAGATILACVIPALRAAGVDPRIALEEG, encoded by the coding sequence ATGACGATCCGCGCCATCCTTCGCGCGCTCAGGCTGATCGCCACGCCGCGCGCCGCCGAGCACGACATCGACGACGAAATCGAAGCGCACATCTCGCTGCAGGCGGCACGACACGTTGCCCTGGGCATGGACGCCGACGCCGCGCGGCTCAAGGCCGAGAACGAATTCGGACCGGCGGCGGCAACGAAGCAGGCGGTCCTTGGCGTGCACGCCAATCCCGGTGCCGCGTGGCCCGAAGTCTTCGCCGGTGACATCCGGTTCGCCTGCCGGTCGCTCGCACGCCATCGCGTCTTCAGCGGTGTGACGATCACCGTGCTCACCCTCGGCATCGCCGCGGCGACGCTGATGTTCTCCGTCGTCTCCGGCGTCATCCTCCGTCCGCTGCCGTATCAGCATCCCGACCAGCTGGTGATGATCTGGGCCGATTTCAATGATCCGTCGGTCGCCGGGATCCCCGAACCGGTGAACGGACTGCAGATCGTCGGCATTCAGCAGCACGGGCGCGTCTTCCAGAGCGTGTCGGGCGTCGAGTCGCGGCAGATGAATCTCCAGACCGACAACGCACCGGAGCGGATCGACGGCGCCGGCGTCGACGACAACTTCTTCCAGACGATGGGCGTGACACCCGCGATCGGCCGCGGATTCCAGGCGGGCGAGGAGAACCCCGGCGCCGACCACGAAGTGGTGATCGGATGGGATCTCTGGCAGCGTCGCTTCGCCGGCGACCGCGGCGTGATCGGCCGGAAGATCCTGCTCAACAACGAGCCGTACACCGTGATCGGCGTGGCACCGCAGCGGTTCAATTTCCCTGCGGGCGCCGGCATGCCGTCGACCGTCCCTGTGCCGGTCGCAACCGAACTCTGGGTTCCGGTGAAGCCCGCGCTGTACGGTCCATCGGAGGATCTGGCGGTGGCGCGCGTCAAGCGGGGAACGACCCTCGCCGCGACGCTCGCCGATCTCGACGACGTGGCGCATGCGCTCGACCTGCAGATCCCGGGCGCCAAGGGATTTTTCGCGATGCATGCCATCCCGCTGCGCACCCAGCTGGTCGGCGATGTGCAGGGGATGCTCTTCATCCTGCTGGGCGCCGTCGGCGTCCTGCTGATCATCGCGTGCACCAACGCGGCCCAGCTCTTCCTCGCCCGCCTGCAGGGGCGCCGCGGCGAACTCGCGATCCGCGCGGCGCTCGGCGGGTCGGCGGCGCGCATCGCCCGGGTCCTCCTCCTCGAAGCGCTGGCACTGACCGGGATCGCCGGCGTCGCGGGCGCGGTGCTCGGCTCGATCGCCGTGGGGCTGGTGCGCCACGCCGGATCGAACCGGATGCCGAGAGTGAGCGATATCGCGTTCGACGGACGAGTCATTGCAGCCGCCGTCGCGATCACCGTGATCGCCGGCCTGCTCTTCGGCGTCGTTCCAGCATTCCGTGCAGGGCGCATGCGGCTCGCCGAGGCCCTCAGGCGCCGGGGCCGGAGCGGCGACTTCGGTTCGCCACGGACCCGGCGGATCCTGATTGTCTCGGAGATCGCCCTCTCCGTGATGCTGGTCACCGGATCGGGATTGCTGATCCGTTCGCTGGGGCACCAGCTCGGCGGTGATCTCGGATTCACCGCGCCCCACGGCCTCACCTTCGAACTGTCGCTCCCCGCGCTCGCCTATCCCGAGAAGCAGGGCGCGACGTTCATGGAACATCCGAAGAGCGTCGACTTCTTCCACCAGGCCCTTGAGCGGATCCGCGCGATTCCCGGAGTCAAGGCAGCGGCGATCGGCAAACCGCTGCCGATGAGCGGTTCGGAAGAAGGAACAGTCTTCACGCCGGAGAACAGTGATCCGCGGCTGACGGCCAACGGGCACGCGCCGATCATCGACTACACCGTCGCGAGCCCGCAGATGTTCACCGCGCTCGGCACGCCGCTGCTGAATGGCCGCGACTTCGACGAGACCGACCAGCACGACTCGCCACCGGTCGTGATCCTCAACGCGGCGGCAGCACATTGGCTCTGGCCGGGACAGAGCGCGGTGGGACACCGGCTCCGCCTGGGGGGGGCTCGATCGCAAGCGACCTGGATGACGGTGATCGGCGTCGTGGCGGATATGCGTCGCTATTCGCTCATCAAGGATCCGTCGCCGGAGATCATCGTGCCGTACACGCAACGCCCCTATCCGACCTTCGCGCCGATGCAGTTCGTGGTGCGGAGCACGGTGGGCTCGGCAGCGCTTGCCGCACCGATTCAGCGGGCGATCTCGTCGATCGACCCGACGATTCCGGTGGCGCAGATGCGGACGATCGACCAGCTCGTGGCCGATGTGTCTGCCAACGCGCGCTTCGCCACGATCACCATGAGCATCTTCGGGATCGCAGCACTCCTGCTGGCGATGGTGGGATTGTATGGCGTGATCGCCTATACGGTGAACCAGCGGCGCCAGGAGTTCGGGCTGCGCACGGCGCTCGGCGCCGGCCGGGGCGACATCATCCGGCTGGTCCTCCGCGACGGGCTCACGCTCACGGTGATCGGCCTCAGCATCGGTGCGGTCCTCGCGGTGGCAGGCGGGCGCGTGCTCCGGTCGATGCTGTACCATGTATCGGTGGTTGATCCCGTGACAGCGATCGCGACGATTGGCGTGCTCGCCGGAGCGACGATCCTCGCATGCGTCATCCCGGCGCTGCGTGCGGCCGGAGTCGATCCGCGCATAGCATTGGAGGAGGGATAG
- a CDS encoding PAS domain S-box protein translates to MPVPWGVVVADSRDAESAALTDARALASRFPILEAAPDAMLLVDADGRIVLTNSEAERLLGYAPGELLGETVDTLVPLGLRRGHPGHRAQYFSDPVTRPMGSGVELSARRKDGSEFPVEISLSPIEVDGRRFAIAAVRDVTIRRRTDGKFRALLEAAPDAMIIAGADGRISLVNSQTERLFGYPRSELIGETIDMLVPDRFRGGHPAHRGDYFADPRPRPMGSGLALWGRRKDGSEFPVEISLSPVDTEEGTLVTAAVRDISERLRHDDTRRELIQQKLEQEALARHAADLARSNAELEQFAYVASHDLQEPLRMVASYTQLLARRYRGKLDQDADDFIGHAVDGVTRMQQLITDLLMYSRVGTQGRPLEPTDCEAIFSTVVTDLAPSIATRHAMITNDALPVVLGDPSQLTQLFQNVLGNALKFHGTEAPRIHASAQLERDHWHFAVRDNGIGIAPEYADRVFAMFQRLHTSAEYPGTGIGLAICKKIVERHGGKIWVESDPAKAPGTTFHFTLAAATSGTTHAI, encoded by the coding sequence ATGCCTGTGCCGTGGGGCGTTGTCGTGGCCGATAGCCGCGACGCGGAGTCCGCTGCGCTCACCGACGCTCGCGCGCTCGCGAGTCGTTTCCCGATTCTCGAAGCCGCTCCCGACGCGATGCTGCTGGTCGATGCCGACGGCAGGATCGTCCTCACCAACAGCGAGGCTGAGCGACTCCTCGGCTACGCACCGGGCGAGCTTCTCGGCGAGACGGTCGACACGCTGGTGCCGCTCGGGCTGCGCCGCGGCCACCCCGGGCACCGGGCGCAATACTTCAGCGATCCTGTCACACGGCCGATGGGGAGCGGCGTCGAACTGTCGGCTCGCCGGAAGGACGGCAGCGAATTTCCGGTGGAGATCTCGCTCAGCCCGATCGAGGTCGACGGGCGCAGGTTCGCGATCGCAGCAGTGCGGGATGTGACGATCCGCCGGCGCACCGACGGGAAGTTCCGTGCGCTCCTCGAAGCGGCACCCGACGCGATGATCATCGCCGGTGCGGACGGCAGGATCTCGCTGGTCAATTCCCAGACAGAACGACTCTTCGGCTATCCCCGCAGCGAGCTGATCGGCGAGACGATCGACATGCTCGTCCCCGACCGCTTTCGCGGTGGACATCCTGCGCATCGCGGTGACTACTTCGCCGATCCGCGCCCTCGGCCGATGGGGAGCGGACTGGCGCTCTGGGGCCGCCGCAAGGACGGCTCCGAGTTTCCCGTCGAGATCTCGCTCTCTCCGGTCGACACGGAGGAGGGGACGCTCGTCACTGCGGCGGTGCGCGACATCAGCGAACGGTTGCGCCACGACGACACGCGCCGTGAACTGATCCAGCAGAAGCTCGAGCAGGAGGCGTTGGCGAGACATGCCGCCGACCTCGCGCGATCGAACGCGGAGCTGGAGCAATTCGCCTACGTCGCGTCGCACGACCTGCAGGAGCCGCTCCGCATGGTGGCGAGCTACACGCAGCTGCTGGCCCGGCGCTATCGCGGCAAGCTCGACCAGGACGCCGACGACTTCATCGGCCATGCCGTCGACGGCGTGACCCGGATGCAGCAGCTGATCACCGATCTGCTGATGTATTCACGCGTGGGGACGCAGGGTCGGCCGCTCGAACCCACCGACTGCGAGGCAATCTTCTCCACGGTCGTGACCGATCTTGCCCCGTCGATCGCGACGCGCCACGCGATGATCACCAACGACGCGCTCCCCGTTGTTCTCGGCGATCCGTCCCAACTGACGCAGCTCTTCCAGAACGTGCTCGGCAACGCACTCAAGTTCCACGGCACCGAGGCGCCACGGATCCATGCCTCGGCCCAGCTCGAACGAGACCATTGGCACTTCGCCGTGCGCGACAACGGGATCGGGATTGCGCCGGAGTATGCCGATCGGGTCTTCGCGATGTTCCAGCGGCTGCACACCAGCGCCGAGTATCCGGGAACAGGGATCGGACTCGCCATCTGCAAGAAGATCGTCGAGCGGCACGGCGGGAAGATCTGGGTCGAATCGGATCCCGCGAAGGCGCCGGGGACGACATTCCACTTCACCCTCGCCGCTGCAACATCCGGGACGACCCATGCGATTTGA
- a CDS encoding response regulator gives MRFEALPRPIEILLVEDNAGDVRLTRELFKECKVRNTLAAVGNGVDALRYLRQEGDFAGVTRPDLVLLDLNLPRMNGQEVLAAMKGDEALRRIPVVILTTSKAEEDIVRSYNLHANCYITKPVGLDQFMTVVQSIEQFWLAIVTLPPDRRR, from the coding sequence ATGCGATTTGAAGCGCTGCCGCGGCCGATCGAGATCCTCCTCGTCGAGGACAACGCGGGCGACGTGCGCCTGACTCGCGAGCTCTTCAAGGAATGCAAGGTGCGCAACACGCTGGCGGCAGTCGGAAACGGCGTCGATGCGCTACGGTATCTGCGTCAGGAGGGAGATTTCGCCGGTGTCACTCGCCCCGATCTCGTCCTCCTTGATCTCAACCTGCCGCGGATGAACGGGCAGGAGGTCCTCGCGGCGATGAAGGGCGACGAAGCGCTGCGGCGGATTCCGGTCGTGATCCTCACCACGTCCAAGGCAGAGGAGGACATCGTCCGGTCGTACAACCTCCACGCCAACTGCTACATCACCAAGCCGGTCGGTCTCGATCAGTTCATGACGGTGGTGCAGTCGATCGAGCAGTTCTGGCTGGCGATCGTGACGCTCCCTCCGGATCGGCGGCGATGA
- a CDS encoding response regulator encodes MTSPITVLLVEDNPGDARLVTELLRDATGATCQVESVARLLIALERIAAGGIDLVLLDLGLPDSQGAATFDVLHRAVPEMPVIVLTGLGDEALGLQLIGHGAQDYLVKGTVDGGAMSRAIRYAIERATSERTLRERESQFRELAENIDEVFFVQAADFSRTLYISPAYETIWGRSCQSVYDNPAAFMDAVVPEDRAALAAGIAINKQGRATHNLEFRVQRPDGTIRQVSVRATGIRNEQGVVYRISGVASDITEERRIQDALRDSEALYRQITDTSFDAIERIEDGILREANAGFVRMFGYDSVDEVIGKPVSAFVADESQAEVARRVSQEIEGSYEFVGLRKDGARIQVEATSRTHASGDRRYRLTALRDLTEKRVLEEQFRQAQKMEAIGRLAGGVAHDFNNLLMVITGCGELLLEDLAAGDPRRENADELIKAAEAAAALTRQLLAFSRQQVIQPRVITIESVLQSSEKMLRRLIGEDVALALALNPAPATVKIDPHQLEQVVMNLVVNARDAMPSGGRITIDTTVLDLDDAYVRSHWPATAGMYVMLAVTDTGIGMDESTRARIFEPFFTTKEMGKGTGLGLSMVYGIVRQSGGFIWVYSEPGRGATFKIYLPLVDGSADVVDHVTEIGAAPTGTETILLVEDEEAVRSVVRQALDRHGYKVLVAPDGAAAIGILTASDQPVHLLITDVVMPGLSGRQLAEQFATMRPAARILFMSGYTTDAVVRHGVLDPGIAYLQKPFSPAALLRKVRQVLDGR; translated from the coding sequence ATGACGTCGCCGATCACGGTTCTTCTCGTCGAAGACAACCCCGGCGACGCCAGACTCGTGACGGAGCTGCTGCGCGATGCGACGGGGGCGACGTGCCAGGTCGAGTCTGTAGCGCGGCTTCTCATCGCACTCGAGCGGATCGCTGCCGGCGGCATCGATCTCGTATTGCTCGACCTCGGCCTCCCCGATAGCCAGGGCGCCGCGACGTTCGACGTCTTGCACCGCGCCGTTCCCGAGATGCCGGTGATCGTGCTCACCGGACTTGGCGACGAAGCGCTCGGCCTGCAGCTGATCGGTCACGGCGCGCAGGACTACCTCGTCAAGGGCACCGTCGACGGCGGCGCGATGTCGCGCGCCATCCGCTATGCGATCGAGCGGGCGACCTCCGAACGGACGCTGCGTGAACGGGAGTCGCAATTCCGTGAGCTGGCCGAGAATATCGACGAAGTCTTTTTCGTGCAGGCGGCGGATTTCTCACGGACGCTGTACATCTCGCCGGCGTACGAAACGATCTGGGGGCGAAGTTGCCAGAGCGTGTATGACAACCCGGCGGCGTTCATGGACGCCGTTGTTCCCGAAGACCGGGCGGCGCTGGCGGCGGGAATCGCGATCAACAAGCAGGGCCGCGCCACCCACAATCTCGAGTTCCGGGTGCAACGACCTGACGGGACGATTCGTCAGGTTTCGGTGCGCGCGACCGGGATCCGCAATGAGCAGGGTGTCGTCTACCGGATCAGTGGTGTGGCGAGCGACATCACCGAGGAGCGTCGAATTCAGGACGCGCTCCGCGACAGTGAGGCGCTCTACCGCCAGATCACCGATACCTCGTTCGATGCGATCGAAAGAATCGAAGACGGCATTCTTCGCGAGGCGAACGCCGGCTTCGTGCGGATGTTTGGCTATGACTCGGTTGACGAGGTGATTGGCAAGCCCGTCTCCGCATTCGTTGCCGACGAGTCGCAGGCCGAAGTGGCGCGCAGGGTCAGTCAGGAGATCGAGGGGAGTTACGAGTTCGTCGGCCTCAGGAAGGACGGCGCACGGATCCAGGTCGAGGCGACGTCGCGGACCCACGCCAGCGGAGATCGCCGTTACCGGCTGACTGCCCTCCGCGATCTGACCGAGAAGCGGGTCCTCGAGGAGCAGTTCCGCCAGGCACAGAAGATGGAAGCGATCGGGCGACTCGCCGGCGGCGTGGCGCACGACTTCAACAACCTCCTGATGGTGATCACCGGCTGCGGCGAGCTTCTCCTGGAGGATCTTGCGGCCGGCGATCCGCGGCGCGAGAACGCGGATGAACTCATCAAGGCGGCAGAAGCGGCGGCGGCGCTGACACGGCAGCTGCTCGCCTTCTCCCGCCAGCAGGTGATCCAGCCACGGGTGATCACGATCGAGAGCGTGCTGCAATCGTCGGAAAAGATGCTGCGACGGTTGATCGGAGAGGATGTGGCGCTGGCGCTGGCGCTCAACCCGGCACCGGCGACGGTGAAGATCGATCCGCACCAGCTCGAACAGGTGGTAATGAACCTGGTGGTCAATGCGCGCGACGCGATGCCGTCGGGCGGCCGGATCACGATCGACACCACCGTCCTCGATCTCGACGACGCCTATGTGCGATCGCACTGGCCGGCGACGGCGGGGATGTACGTGATGCTGGCGGTGACCGACACCGGGATCGGGATGGATGAATCAACCCGGGCCCGGATCTTCGAGCCGTTCTTCACCACCAAGGAGATGGGGAAAGGGACCGGTCTCGGCCTGTCGATGGTATACGGCATCGTGCGGCAGAGCGGCGGGTTCATTTGGGTCTACAGCGAGCCGGGTCGCGGTGCCACCTTCAAGATCTACCTGCCGCTGGTCGACGGCTCGGCGGACGTGGTTGATCATGTGACGGAAATCGGGGCCGCCCCGACCGGCACCGAGACGATCCTCCTGGTGGAAGACGAGGAGGCGGTGCGGTCAGTGGTCCGGCAGGCGCTCGACCGGCATGGTTACAAGGTCCTGGTGGCACCGGACGGTGCAGCGGCGATTGGAATCCTCACTGCGTCGGACCAGCCGGTGCACCTGCTGATCACCGACGTGGTGATGCCGGGGCTGAGTGGGCGGCAGTTGGCGGAGCAATTCGCAACGATGCGTCCCGCTGCACGAATTCTGTTCATGTCGGGATATACCACCGATGCGGTGGTGCGTCATGGCGTCCTCGACCCGGGGATCGCCTATTTGCAGAAGCCGTTTTCGCCGGCGGCGCTGCTGCGGAAGGTGAGGCAGGTCCTCGACGGGCGGTGA